From a single Ammospiza nelsoni isolate bAmmNel1 chromosome 11, bAmmNel1.pri, whole genome shotgun sequence genomic region:
- the LRRN1 gene encoding leucine-rich repeat neuronal protein 1 yields MAKARVVLTVCQLVLELLTNSLTESSIQSSECPQLCVCEIRPWFTPQSTYREATTVDCNDLRLTKIPSNLSSDTQVLLLQSNNIAKTTDELQQLFNLTELDFSQNNFTSIRDVGLSNLTQLTTLHLEENQITEMTDYCLQDLCNLQELYINHNQISSISANAFSGLKNLLRLHLNSNKLKVIDSRWFDSTPNLEILMIGENPVIGILDMNFKPLSNLRSLVLAGMYLTDIPGNALVGLDSLESLSFYDNKLVKVPQLALEKVPNLKFLDLNKNPIHKIQEGDFKNMLRLKELGINNMGELVSVDRYALDNLPELTKLEATNNPKLSYIHRLAFRNVPALESLMLNNNALNAVYQKTVESLPNLREISIHSNPLRCDCVIHWINSNKTNIRFMEPLSMFCAMPPEYRGQQVKEVLIQDSNEQCLPMISHETFPNHLNLDIGMTVFLDCRAMAEPEPEIYWVTPLGNKVTVESLSDKYKLSSEGTLEISNIQVEDSGRYTCVAQNIEGADTRVATIRVNGTLLDGTQVLKIYVKQAESHSILVSWKVNSNVMTSNLKWSSATMKIDNPHITYTARVPVDVHEYNLTHLQPSTDYEVCLTVSNIHQQTQRSCVNVTTKNAAFALDISDQETSTALAAVMGSMFAVISLASVSVYIAKRFKRKNYHHSLKKYMQKTSSIPLNELYPPLINLWEGDSEKDKDGSAETKPTQVDTSRSYYMW; encoded by the coding sequence ATGGCAAAGGCTAGAGTTGTTTTAACTGTGTGCCAGTTGGTGCTAGAATTGTTAACGAATTCATTAACTGAGTCTTCCATACAGAGCAGTGAATGTCCACAGCTTTGTGTCTGTGAAATCAGGCCCTGGTTTACACCTCAGTCAACCTACAGGGAAGCCACCACAGTCGACTGCAACGACCTCCGGTTGACAAAAATCCCCAGCAACCTCTCCAGTGACACTCAAGTCCTCCTGTTACAGAGCAACAACATTGCAAAGACCACAGAcgagctccagcagctctttaATTTAACAGAACTGGATTTTTCACAGAATAACTTCACGAGTATCAGAGATGTGGGGCTCTCCAACCTCACTCAGCTCACGACTTTGCACCTGGAGGAGAACCAGATCACGGAGATGACTGACTACTGCCTGCAAGACCTCTGCAATCTGCAGGAGCTCTACATAAACCACAACCAGatcagcagcatttctgcaaaCGCCTTCTCTGGCCTGAAAAATCTTCTGAGATTGCACCTCAACTCCAACAAATTAAAGGTTATTGACAGCCGTTGGTTTGATTCTACTCCCAACTTAGAAATTCTCATGATTGGAGAAAACCCAGTGATTGGAATACTTGATATGAATTTCAAACCACTCTCAAACTTAAGGAGTCTAGTTTTGGCAGGTATGTACCTCACAGACATTCCTGGCAACGCCTTGGTAGGCTTGGATAGTCTTGAAAGTCTTTCTTTTTACGACAACAAATTGGTAAAAGTTCCTCAGCTTGCGCTTGAGAAAGTTCCCAATTTAAAATTCTTGGATCTCAACAAAAATCCAATTCATAAAATTCAAGAAGGggattttaaaaacatgctCAGATTGAAAGAGCTTGGGATCAACAACATGGGAGAACTCGTGTCCGTCGACAGGTACGCGCTGGACAACCTGCCTGAGCTCACCAAGCTGGAGGCCACCAACAACCCAAAGCTGTCTTACATCCATCGCCTGGCGTTCCGCAACGTCCCCGCCCTGGAGAGCCTGATGCTCAACAACAATGCCTTGAATGCAGTCTACCAAAAGACAGTGGAGTCCCTCCCCAACCTGCGGGAGATCAGCATCCACAGCAACCCGCTCAGGTGCGACTGCGTCATCCACTGGATCAACTCCAACAAAACCAACATCCGCTTCATGGAGCCTCTCTCCATGTTCTGTGCCATGCCCCCAGAGTACCGGGGCCAGCAGGTGAAGGAGGTGCTGATACAGGATTCAAACGAGCAATGTCTTCCAATGATCTCTCACGAGACCTTTCCCAACCACCTGAACCTGGACATCGGCATGACGGTGTTTCTGGATTGCCGGGCCATGGCAGAACCTGAGCCTGAAATCTACTGGGTCACTCCTCTGGGCAATAAGGTCACCGTGGAAAGCCTCTCTGACAAATACAAGCTGAGCAGCGAGGGCACCTTGGAAATCTCCAACATCCAGGTAGAGGACTCTGGGAGATACACCTGTGTCGCTCAGAACATAGAGGGGGCTGACACGAGGGTCGCTACCATCCGGGTGAACGGAACGCTCCTGGATGGCACCCAGGTGCTGAAAATCTACGTTAAACAAGCTGAGTCCCACTCCATCCTGGTTTCGTGGAAAGTCAACTCCAACGTCATGACATCCAACTTAAAATGGTCATCAGCCACAATGAAGATTGACAACCCTCACATCACCTACACCGCCCGAGTCCCCGTGGATGTCCACGAATACAACCTCACACATCTGCAGCCCTCTACAGATTATGAGGTGTGTCTGACGGTGTCCAACATCCACCAGCAAACACAGAGGTCCTGTGTCAACGTCACGACCAAAAACGCGGCTTTTGCGCTGGATATTTCCGACCAGGAAACCAGCACGGCCCTGGCAGCGGTGATGGGATCCATGTTTGCCGTCATCAGCCTCGCCTCCGTCTCTGTTTATATTGCAAAAAGGTTTAAGAGGAAAAACTACCACCACTCATTgaaaaaatatatgcaaaagACCTCTTCAATCCCCCTGAACGAGCTCTACCCTCCACTTATTAATCTCTGGGAAGGTGACAGTGAAAAAGACAAGGACGGCTCTGCAGAGACCAAGCCGACCCAAGTCGACACATCCAGAAGCTATTACATGTGGTAA